In Gossypium arboreum isolate Shixiya-1 chromosome 6, ASM2569848v2, whole genome shotgun sequence, the following are encoded in one genomic region:
- the LOC108481611 gene encoding retrovirus-related Pol polyprotein from transposon RE1: MKDMEIEKFRVVLIGDDGCGLRFFSTKKISVILDDDNFLLWRQQVLLAIKTYKLQQFLDSCTVPPPATLPDADGIPQENPEFSRFEQQDSALASWLLSSISTTVLPHLIGMGTSAQIWNAIASLYGSKTTSHLMFFRRALHSQRKGDLSMKDFLMKIKGFCDNLANCGEVISEREHVTAILNGLPPEYDSVITIITASHTPYTVQGVMTMLIDAEARHQTMILEFPSLENVVTHQTTGSATNNDTPPAYRPSTGSRGRGRGRGRSSGSRIQCQLCGKMGHLVDRCYHRFDLSYKNTGYRPSSSQVGSSPPPYMQPGWVIPPTSPMSWNANTPQTSYTSTVSTSSPQAYVATPETVYDNAWFPDSSATHHLTHSATAIGESTPYNGPGKIYVGNGSALPVHSTGQSSLLTRTCPSYMRSLLHVTGITKNLLSVSQFTKDNNVMFEFLPTQCQVRDLHTKEVLLRGSVHHGLYRLQLKDNFQSRHCSAHGLTASGFVPVSLWHARLGHPCTSTLTKALSHCNVPFVSNKDYFDCVACHLGKERNLPFSHSASEYVTPLSLVVANVWGPAPISLNGFRYYVAFTDACTRYTWVYFMRQKSEVSTIFP, from the exons ATGAAGGATATGGAAATTGAGAAGTTCAGAGTAGTGCTTATTGGTGATGATGGTTGTGGGCTAAG GTTCTTTTCTACTAAAAAGATTAGTGTGATTCTTGATGATGACAATTTTCTCTTGTGGCGACAACAAGTCTTGCTTGCGATCAAGACTTACAAACTTCAACAGTTCTTGGATTCTTGTACTGTTCCACCTCCTGCAACACTTCCGGACGCTGATGGGATTCCCCAAGAAAATCCAGAGTTCAGTCGTTTTGAGCAGCAGGATAGTGCGCTGGCGTCTTGGCTCTTGTCTTCTATAAGTACCACTGTCCTTCCACATCTTATTGGTATGGGCACAAGCGCCCAAATTTGGAATGCAATTGCTAGTCTTTATGGCAGCAAGACCACCTCCCACCTAATGTTCTTTCGCAGAGCTTTACACTCTCAACGAAAAGGTGATCTTTCCATGAAAGATTTTTTAATGAAGATTAAGGGGTTTTGTGACAATCTAGCTAACTGCGGTGAGGTCATTAGCGAACGAGAACATGTCACAGCAATTCTCAATGGATTGCCACCCGAATATGACTCAGTTATCACAATTATTACTGCCAGTCATACACCTTATACTGTTCAAGGGGTCATGACAATGTTGATTGATGCAGAAGCTCGACATCAAACAATGATTCTGGAGTTTCCTTCCTTGGAAAATGTGGTTACTCATCAGACAACTGGTTCTGCTACCAACAATGATACACCTCCGGCATATCGTCCATCAACAGGGTCTCGTGGTCGTGGTCGTGGCCGTGGTAGGTCATCTGGCTCACGCATACAATGTCAGCTATGTGGAAAAATGGGGCACTTAGTTGATCGGTGCTACCATCGATTTGACTTATCTTATAAGAATACCGGTTATAGACCTTCTTCCTCTCAG GTGGGATCGTCTCCTCCACCTTATATGCAGCCTGGATGGGTAATTCCACCTACTTCACCAATGTCATGGAATGCCAATACCCCACAAACTAGTTACACTTCAACAGTGTCAACTTCTTCTCCACAAGCTTATGTTGCTACTCCGGAGACTGTTTATGATAATGCCTGGTTCCCCGACTCAAGCGCAACACACCATCTTACTCATTCAGCCACTGCTATTGGTGAGAGTACTCCCTATAATGGCCCAGGTAAGATTTATGTTGGTAATGGCAGTGCTCTGCCTGTACACTCCACTGGTCAGTCTTCTTTGCTCACTAGAACATGTCCTTCGTATATGCGTTCTCTGTTGCATGTTACTGGAATAACGAAAAATCTACTTTCAGTCTCACAATTTACAAAGGATAATAATGTGATGTTCGAGTTCCTTCCCACACAGTGTCAAGTACGTGATCTGCATACCAAGGAAGTCCTTTTACGTGGCTCGGTGCATCATGGACTCTACAGACTTCAGCTGAAGGACAATTTTCAGTCGCGTCACTGCTCAGCTCATGGTCTTACAGCAAGTGGTTTTGTGCCTGTTAGTCTTTGGCACGCTCGACTTGGACATCCTTGTACAAGTACTCTTACCAAGGCTTTATCACATTGTAATGTACCTTTTGTTTCGAATAAAGATTATTTTGATTGTGTTGCATGTCACCTTGGAAAAGAAAGAAATCTACCATTCTCTCATTCTGCTTCTGAATATGTCACTCCTTTGAGCTTAGTGGTTGCTAATGTTTGGGGTCCAGCACCGATATCTTTAAATGGGTTTCGGTATTATGTGGCTTTCACTGATGCATGCACCAGATATACTTGGGTTTACTTCATGAGACAAAAGTCTGAAGTTTCAACCATATTTCCATAG